The Lolium rigidum isolate FL_2022 chromosome 2, APGP_CSIRO_Lrig_0.1, whole genome shotgun sequence genomic interval gactacagcccgacttgggaaagcttcttcatcaatcggcgtgagagtgcgcttgccagacacgaggaggacggcccgcctcgttcgaacttcaacgaggccggccgtcggctgtggtggcgtggccggactctccagggcgtcatggcctaccgtggctcccgtctgcgctaccctcagtcccaacccacgcgtgctcacccgccgaggttcgactatcgcgaccccgatgccagcgacgatgatgacggtgaCTACGACGACTATAGTGGcgactactatagggctaggcacgagtatgactgaatgactccaacagtcgaatctggccatgtatcttaattttcagctgagctctgtactttaattccgagttcaatcgtaataaaaaaaTTATCATCAGCGTCAGCCACGATGAAGCCATCAGCTCTGGGATAAAAGGGTATATAAACtaaattcaaaataaaacaatcgacaacgactttattgaaaatacaattaaaatagataaacaactggtctagtcgatctactcgtcgtcggaggttgtctcggtacAAATGTCGTCCCACTGAGGGTCGTTGTTGGCCCAAGgtgtattcgggttgtcgagctcgaactcggcgacggcccgacggtggcgcctgtcggaCCTGCGCTGTGCtctgaggtcagcgaagaacgcatCGGTGTTGTCGacctcgttggggaactgcgccctccactggcgcatcaactcctcgtcgtgctcggcgatggcgatccggcgcgaggaactccgcctcctctagagattcgacgtctgggaagttcatgtcgcgccgtggccgccgaaatcgccacacggccgcgtcgtaagcgcgcgccgccagatccggcgtgttgtacttgccgagggtgaggcggaaccaACCAACGGGCAtctaggcgtagaacctaccgttcggacgcgctNNNNNNNNNNNNNNNNNNNNNNNNNNNNNNNNNNNNNNNNNNNNNNNNNNNNNNNNNNNNNNNNNNNNNNNNNNNNNNNNNNNNNNNNNNNNNNNNNNNNacccaaaatacacaaattagaggtgaaacaatagcaaaagtgttcgggaaagtagatacgttttggacgtatcatgcacCACTGGGTGAATGTGGCTGCCGCGTCTAGCAAGTCGATCTTGTATGCCACCGATCCAACCCATTGCAGCAAAGTATCTAAATACCAGTTTCTGCCATGGGCGGCGAGCCACTGATTGCTGAATATAGGGTTGCAACTTAAGAAAAACTTTATCGCCCACCTCAAATTCACGCTCACTGCGATGCTTGTCCTCGTGATGCTTCATCCTATGTTTAGCTCGCAGGAGTTGGTGGTGTAACAGTTCACGCATCACTTTACGTTCCTTGAGCCAAGTAGCCAGGTCAGTTGGAAGAGGTCCTTCCACATTGTGCTTGTGAATATCCGATCACGTGAATCACAGACAATAGCTTGAGGTAGCTCATGGATCTTAAACACATTTGTCATGTATGCTTTTGCCACTTGTAGTGCTGTAAATGGATGCTTGAGCGCCATGAAATGACTATATTTCGATAATGTATCCACGATAACCAAGTTGGTGTCATGGTTGGCTGAAACTGGCAGCCCTTCGATTTAATCAAGAGATATCACCCATGGTCGTggccatcgccgccttggtcatcgtCGTGACCGTGTAGTAGCTCGCCGAGAGGATAGATCGCTGGAAGAATGTCGACAAAGGCATCCATGGCTGGAGGTAGGTCGAGTAGGTGGTCACCGAAGGAAATAGCCAGAGGAAGTACCTTGaggaggtggtggccggagggagggagaggaaggaggaggaagtgGAAGAGAGGAGAGGAAAAGCAGGAAGTggaagagatgaagagggaagatGGTGGTGCACCCGCAGGTTTTCAATAGATAGCATATGCCACGGCGGTATTCTTTTTGCATCAAAATCTCGAACCTCTGAAAACTCCTATATCCTATTTAATTTTCAGGAATCTAAAAAATCGGTAAAGAGCCATATGCCTttgaattcagatgtatctattcAAAAAAATCATCGCATGTCGTGCAACTAGAAAAGCTGCTTTACCGAAGTTGTCGGGTCGCGTCCAACGCTGCCGATAGTCAGCCTTTACCGTCAGGTCGCGTCCATCGCTGCCGCCGGTTAGCCTTTCAGCCTTCGGGTTGCTTCCAAGCGGGTATGCGGCACACACTGCTGGACACACGCGTTGTCCGCGTCCGGGCACGTCCAGCTTTAATTTAGGACCAGATAGGACCTTTTTAGTTACGGTTGGAGATAACAACAGGGGCTAAATATCATCGTCCCTGCCAGAGATACCAAAATagacctttagtcctggttggagaTACCAACCGGAACTAAATCCCCTCATATATATCATCGTCCCTGCCCAAGCCTAAGCTTTCTCCTCTGTTTTCTCCCCGAGCTCGAGGTCAATCCCATTTTTTCCACGATTTGTCAATATTTGGCAGCGCCCCATCTATCCAACGGTTCTAAAAGTTTAGCAACGTCATCCTTTCATTTGTCATTGCTAGTTTAGCTCAGTTCGTGCTCTACAAGTAGAGGGATTTGTGGATTTTAGTTCGGGAGTAATATGTGGGAGTTCATTTGATTTATATGCAATACGAGCTCAAATTAAATTCTTAATTTGCATATCTGCATATGTGGTTTACTTAGTAATTGATCAAAATGAGTATGGAGTAGAAAGTTTTTAAATCAATGcatagtttttattttatttttggcaaTAATAACATTTATGGCCATGAATATAGTAGTTTTGTTGTTCATTCCATGTGTTGTAAGTATGAGGCACGTTCTTGATTGTTGCAATGGTCGATGATTATAATTTGGCAACATCTAATGAGACATGGTGTCATGAGCCATGGGATGGAGGTAATATgtgttgataaaatgcatgtgtagttCATAGTTTATGTATTTGATTCCTATTCTTTTTAGTTAGTAGCATGTCAGCATCCAGAGCTGAAGTATCGTGGTATTCATAAGAAAGACATGAAGATCCCCACGATATTTAAAAGTTACAACTGGCTTATGCATCGTGACTGCGTTTAGGGTGTTGGGGCCCGAGACTAATTTTAGCATTGATTGCGTATTGTACTTCTAGCTAGTTAGCCACTCGATCGAGACATATTAATTAATTTGGTCACTACTCTACTTTGGCTTTAATGCGATGAACTTGTATTAATTTGGTCAATTCTCTATTCATGAGGTTGTTTTGATATACTTATATAATGCAGATAAGCCGGCAATGGGTGTACGATGACCGACGCTCTGTCGAGTTCCTTAAGGGCCTGCATTGTTTTATTggtgtggctgaggcaaacaagcggaacggttttatgtgttgtccatttgGTGTCTGTAAGAATAAGAAGGGTAACTCATCCTCAAAaatccttcacgtccacctgtttCGAACTGGTTCCATGCTCAGCTATAATtgatggaccaagcacggagaatgagaggttataatggaagacaatgaataagaagaggatgatgaaaactataggttccctgaatacggtgatactaCAATGTGGGAAGCTGAAAaggaggcatcagatgagccagTTGATGATCTTCATTTGTCCATTGTTGATGCATAGAGAGACTGTGAAAGTGAAAAGGAGAAGTTGAATTTGGAgtccatgttagaggatcacaaaaaattattgtacccaaattgcgaagatggcaacaaaAAGTTGGGTAGCACACTGAAATTGCTACAATGGAAGGTAGAGATGGTGTATCTGACAAGGGATTTGGGAAGTTAATGATAAAGAAGATGCTTTcaaaggataacgaattgcccgctagTACGTGTGGAGCTAAGAAGGTTGTCGGCCCACCTCAAACTCACGCTCATCCAAGGACAGAAGAACCCCGACAACGAAATTGATGTGTACCGAAGGCCATTAGTTGAAGAACTTTTTACAGTTGTGGCACGAaaaaggtgtacgtgtgtggcatGAGCACAAACGGGAGAAATTTGACCTACGAGAGTTGttgttcgtaaccatcaatgattggtctgctcttagtaacctttcacgACATACAAACAAGGGAtataatgcatgcacacactattTAGGCGAGACTTAAAGTATATATTTAGATAAATGTAAGAAGCTTGTGTACTCGGGCATCATCGATTTCTTTCGATCAGGCATCCCGTAAGAAGGAAATGAAATCATTTCAAtggtgaggcagatcaccggaggaagcataTACACCGTAGTGTTGATGATGTATTTGGCATGGTCAAGGATTTcaaagtaatctttggaaagggtcttggCAGACAATCTGTTCTGAATCACGCAAATAGTCACATGCGCCCATGtgaaagaagaaatctatatgttgggagctaccctattggaaagtctagAGGTCcgatctgcaatcgacgtgatgcacgtgacgaagaattttTGCGTGAACCTACTAGGCTTCCTGGGTATGTAtgagaagacaaaagatacaccaaaaGCACGGCATGACCGGCAACGTATGAAAAAACGAGACGGCATGCATCCAGAGAAGGCGGATAACGGATGTCATTACTTAAGTCCTGCAAGCTACACTCTTACAAAAGAAGAGAAGGAAATCTTCCGGAGGAGTAAAAGGCCTACATCCCGCTAGATTTGTATTGCTTGATTAGATTACAATAGAGTGCTCAGTCAGTCGACTCGGCGACTAGGAGTAAGGTTTATGCGGAATTGGAGATTGGATCCCttctagggtttagcccgggggtttatataggcacccccggtCTAGGGTTTACATCAGATAAGATCGAGCATATCTACTTGCATATCTACTTAGAATTTTATATGCGCGCCAAGTCTTCAGTGTTCGCCTCAATTGTCGGGCCTTGGGCCAGTCGCCTGGCGACTCGACCCTTCCATGGTCCTCCTTCCGTCCGGCGATTAAGCCTGGTGGTGGGCACCCTATGGCATATCCCCATCAATGACTATATACAATAGCGCGAGCTGGAGGCGCACCGctatcctcgcccctccatcaccgaagCCGGGAAAATcttatcgtagtagagcttgttgtagtagacacatGTAAAGTCACTGTGCTAAGTTCCAAAAGGACCAGACCATGAGAGCATCAACTATTCCCAATtttgacaaccgtagatcggaagagactgacatgaaaccacacaaacaaacatgaaaaccgaccggatcccatAAGATCCCATGAGATCATGGAACGGAGAAGGCAAGAACATCTTGCATGCCATTGTGGCCGGTGTTGTTGATCATTCCGATGGTCCTGGTGGTGCTGActtggatggtggtggtggtggtggcgatgaTCAACCAATGTACTGTGATGGAGGTGGCACATTGCTCGGTGATAGTGATGTAGGGTGACACTGTTGAAGATAGTGCTACATCCTATGCCACGGTTTGGACGACCTTGATGCACACATTGCCATTTCATCATGGGGTTGGCATTTGACTCCGCTTTGTTTTAGAAATTTttcgaacttctattattgtgcaTGTTTTAGTTGATCATCATCAGAAACATGATTGACTGTGAGACTATTGtttattaataattgcatcctactCCCTCCGTGCAGAAATGTAAGATGTTTAGCTTTTTTTTATAGGTTTACTCATTTTTGTTTGTATCTAATCTACCTTTAGTGTCTAGGTGCACTTCTTTTAATTTGTTTCTAGTCTACTCTAAgaatatctaaaacatcttacattAGTGCACGGAGGGAATATAATACTCTCTCCACTCCATATTAATTGAGGGTGTTGAAGATGCCCTAACTTGTAAGGGCGTAGGGGCATGGTTGAAATATTGGTCCACTCAAGTTCACGGTCTTCACAAGCTGGCCTGCTGAAGCGCAAGAGATTGTACCAAGTGAAAGGATCTCAGATGTGGTGGGAGGAACGTGATCGGCTAAGAGTACATGTTCTTAGAAATATACAAGCCTTGGAATGTActcctaaaacaaaacacaaaaggaCTCTAGACTTCTCGCCAAAGAGGCAGCCCAGACAGGGGGTATTTACAACCGAGCACTGGAGCCAACACACTAGAAGGCTAGAAGCCGTGCAACAGGAAAACTACACTTGTGTATAGGAAACATATAAACCTAAGCTGGGCAAAGTTGAACAAGTCGGCACATTGCCACTGCACAGAACAAAGTTGACAAAACCAGTTGTTCGGACTTTCATCAGATCAACAATAACAAGTGCAACACACCAGTACAACAAACAAGTACGCTTACACAAATTACAGAAGACCATAACCACTGTCCCCACGAAGCAATAGGGTTCAACACAGACACAGCAAACCATCGTTGCCAGATGGTTACCTGCTCTTGCAGATAGTTACCATAAAGAGAGTGCTTACATACATCAGCATTAGTAAACAGAGTGGTGGATAGCCATTACTTCCTCGCAGCTTCACTGGCTTTCCGATAGTCATTCCACTCTAGGACCACACAACCAGCGGCTAAAGGAGTGCCGACTAGGTAAACCCGCCTAAGGAAACGATCGAACTTTTCAGTCCACAAAACCAGACGGCTGGCAAAAACAAGAAAGGGTAAGGCATTACATCATAATAATCAGCCATTTGATCAGTAGTAGTACCAAATGAAAGTTGAGTTATAGCTCTTACCTTAAGTTTCTTAACTCTTTTGTCAGATCATCATAATGCTCTCGCTGTAACAGGTACCAACTTCTAGCGACCTACAATTCAACAAGGGTAAAAGAAGCTCAGAAGGTAATATCCGGTGCAAGATTTAGCACTATTATTCTCACATGCCACGTAAGGATATAGGGAAACAAAAATATCACGAGACAGAGCATTGGCAGTGCTAAAAGCTGCCACCTTATATAAGTACAGATATTACCCGAAGTTTACACCTTTCAAGTAACAGGCTAACAGTTGCACAAAAAGTTTATTTGGCAATCATTCCTGATTGTTAATACTCTATTTCAACTCTTACAAAATTTACACCATACAAGACACAAAATGTGCAATCATCACATCGAAACTGTAAATCTTTCAGTTAACAATGACAAGTAAGAAATCAAGAACCTGCCTGAAAAACGATTAAGTCCTGCTAGTAGTTTAAGAATTCTAAACACCAGCCTTGTACCAaggaaaaattagaaaaatatccAGGTGGGGGCATGATGACAATGTTAGAATGATCTGTACATGTCTTTAAAATGCTGTTTATAAAGATAATCACTAAGCAACTTGCATACGAATCAAAGCGTAATTTGTAACAGTGAAGGCATTGCAACCTTTAAAACAATGAGTTTTGAAATGCCATGACGACTACAGCAGATGATGATGAACAAACGTAGAAAGTAAGCAGCATGTACCAATCATGGCACCCCTTTCTCCTGGCAAGAAAGGCTCGCAAAAATCACAATGACATACTATACGTACCCGTAGCTAGGGCTAATTTAGAACAGTCCAACACAAAGTATATAGAAAGACGGAATCAGCAACTGACCAATATGTTAAAGCCTATTGGGAAGATTAATTCAGTATTTAATTGGATCGCTAGCCACGAAGTTGCACAAAGGGCGTGCCTTTTGCACCTAGATCTGGAGTGGGGGGAAATCTAAGAGATGACCGGTCGATTTTGCATACATACATAATCACATACAGGTGGAAGCTCTAGCACTACCTACtccaactagtggtttaattagcTTGAGCGAGCGCGGTGTCCAGGGGAGAAGGAGGATACCTTAATGGGGgacttggaggaggaggagaaagggAGCGCCCGAGAACCGGCCGCCGGCAAAACGCGAGGGGCTGACAGGAGCCGGGGCCCGGCCGAGGCCGGGATCCGCATCTTCACGGCCAGGTTGCGTAGCGCCATAGCTCGACGGCCGGGAGGACGAGACCGATCGGTCGATTTGGTGCAGGACGCTGCTAGGGTTTGCGGCGATTCGCTTTGCTTCTCTTCTCTCCGGAGGCCTGCCCTGGAGCTGGAGGGGAAGCCTTCCTCTTTCTATGGCGGCTCTCCTGTTCTGATACGTCTGCCAGTCGGGTTGTCATTTCCATAGAACCCGTTGTAGGCCTAATTTTTTTTCGTCAGAAACACAATACAAACGCACACGATCACATATACACACGCACATATGAATGCAGACATGTATATCCTACCGTATGAGCATCTCCAGAAAACTGAGTCGGCAGATCAGATTttgaaattgatgaagtcaccacagtCACCTCGTTATCGATGAAAACGTTGCCTCCAACTGAAAAAATATTCACTCTAATGAAACACACAAATATAAATCTAAGGTTTAAACTCTGGTAAGCTGAGATACAACCACCCCACTAGCTAGTAACCACCCAATCTAAAATTGATTCTCACGCCTACATCTTTATGAGCGGGTATTTTAGGTTTAATTAGACTCGACTACTCAAGATATTGAGAAAGATGCTATGCTGCATGCTAAAATACTGAAATATGTTTCCATAGGTAAACTAGCCCGTGGACTGGATAGTACTCCTATTGACTTCAGCTTTAGTAATGAATAAATTTGCTTTGTCCAAATTTCTATAATGAGTAGCATTTGTTGATGCTGAATAAATCAACTTTAAGATGGGATAAGATGCtctatgtaagagcatctccaccgacgatCCCGATAGCGGCTCCGATAGCATTATGGGGACCGGCATCGAAAataggctcgcaccggcgcgcctcaAATAGCGCCGACGGTTTTTCGAGCCCAACAAAAGCACCGGCAACCCTGTGCCGGCCCCTGCGAAGGCGCAAATTTGGcgtgccggcgcctcgcggcacgacggTTTTTGCGGGTGGGGgcaccttgtcagcgagaggacgcgacggttcgcatcggaagCGACGCGGGAAGGTTTATCATCGGTGTTTAATGGTCTCCTGCGTAGAAACcgaggcggcgacgagggcggcgactggccacgcggtgtCCACccgcctacgccgccgtaaatgcgGGTAGTTCGCACCCCTATTAGTAAGTACGCCATCCACcgctatcctctcatctccaccactgcCGCCGCGCCATTTTcccctctccacctcaaaaatgtCGCGCCGTCTCCGCACGACGTACTCCATGCTTAGCCTCAACAGTCGCGCACTGCCTGTGGCGCCtcaaccaccaccgcagccggacCTGCCCGACGCCAACTACAGCTCCAACAACGCAGTCGAC includes:
- the LOC124686985 gene encoding uncharacterized protein LOC124686985, which translates into the protein MALRNLAVKMRIPASAGPRLLSAPRVLPAAGSRALPFSSSSKSPIKVARSWYLLQREHYDDLTKELRNLSRLVLWTEKFDRFLRRVYLVGTPLAAGCVVLEWNDYRKASEAARK